CTCCGATTCTGCTTCCCCCTCCGGTCAATCCCCAGGTGATAACCTCAATATCAGCACCTCTGCAAATCTCGACGTAGTGGATACTGGTGAAGACACTGATTCTCAGTCCTCTTCTATCGATTCCAAGTCCACCGACAATGGCACCAATTCTGATCTTCAGTCTACTATTATCACTTTCCTAGCATCCATCGACTCTCACGCTCCGGGATCATTACGTGCCAGTGGAGCAATCAATCACACCAACGCCTCACAGCAGACTCTGTTGCATATCGCGTCCGCAATGGGCTTTTCTCGCCTCGTTCGACGGCTTATCATCGGTGGTGCTCAAATTGATGTGCAAGATACTAATGGATACACGCCACTTGCTTTTGCTGCACTGTGCGGAAGACATACATGTGCAAGAGTATTGATTGAAGCCGGGGCATGGTATGATCGAGCTACCAACTATGGCGAGATGCCTCTCGATCTGGCCAAATTTGGAGAGCATTCAAAAGTGGAGAGGCTCTTACTTTCTGCTGTGTGGTCAACGACCGCCGAACCGAGAGAAACTGGAGCAATTCCTGCAGTCATGGCAGGTGGCATgggagaaagggaaagTCAGAACGGAAGTGGGGGATCGCCCAGATCTGTTGCTGCCAGTCTTACCAGTTCAATCGATGACGAcaatccttcttcttcttctgaaGTAGAAGATGATGTCGCCAAATTCCGACTGTCATCTATGCCACCCCGTCCCAGATCCAAATTACGACAATCAAAGGACAAAAGGCAAATGTCTATTAAGTCGAATAAATCAGAAAGACATCATATTTCGTCTGTTTCTGCCGCTCGCTCCTCGTCTAACGCGGGAGAGACTATGGACGATCCACCTCCATATGCGCCACCTACTGACCACTCTCGAATCGGTGTGCACCCTGATCATGTCGATGATCATGATTCCTGGATGAAGACGCTCGCAACTTTGCCTCAAGTTCCCCAATTTTTACCATCGGGCGTATGGGATCACCTTCCATCACGTCATTCTTTCTTTGGCTCCGATAACCGTACCATTTCAGAAGGCGGTGAACATGGGCATGGTTCATCTAGTCATGGATGGATTGCATTCCCTACCCCGTCGTGGGAAACTCTCACCAAGATGGCTAGTCCGGAAGAGGTCAGGCTGTTCACTCAAGCCATGGCTGCTGCAGCGCTGAACGCCGTCGTACAGACCGGTGTGACTACCCCCGCCATCCACTCAGGACCGCGAGCCAGGAAATCCAATGCTAACCTTCGGGCAGCTGATACAGAGCTAGATATGGATGCAGAAGGtgagggaagaaagaaaggtagagaagatgaagagggCGCGAAGAATGGTAGCAaaagcagaagaagaaaatCGGCCAGTACATTCGGGCTTGGTGGTGCAACTATTGTGTCAACCAAGAGATCGGATAATGCATCCTCTGACAATGTTGTGAACCACGTCAAGCGTAAGTCTATGCCTTTTTCTTACCATGAGGTCCGTGAAACTGACGATGTGCGGCAGGCGACCGAATGCTTTATCTGTTCTGGCTTCCCATTCTCTTGTTTGTTGGATTTTGGCTTCTCGTTTCGGCTTTACCGATCGCGACTGGCTTCGGCCTTATTTACGCCAGGAAAATTACCAAAGCTATCAAGGGGCGGATGTGAATTTAATTAGAGGTTCTTGAAAGTCGATACATGTAAGGAGGCAGTGTAGTGGTTTTGGTCGTTAATATCCGCAGGCCGAGAAATCTATAGATTTGTTCAAGGATAATATTTAATGTCATTCTTTCCGCAGTGTTGATATCCTTCTAGAGTTATATAAGGGGTGACGGGCATGCCATGCATATATAAAGGTCCTACAATACAACAAGCAATACTGCAGTAAATTGTAACTAATTCTCTCGAGGCTTTTTGCTTCCCCATGGGGCTGGCCTCCCCATCCccaatctcttctttcctctaGCAAGCTCAAGCGATCCTCTTCCTGCCAGTCCTCCTCCCGCGCTAGTAGAGGGCCCGACAGGATTAGGAGGTAGATCGGCGGGCAAACCTAGCCCCGCCATCATCTCTAAACTCTTATTACCCCCACTCATCAATGAATCTAATGATgtttcctctttcttttcctcctttgTATTAAATGTGAATGGCATTGTAGGTGGTATATATCTGTTGGCAGATTTTACAGGTGGCGGGGGAGGTTTCTTTTGGGGCGCTATCGGTAACGTGGTCGGAGGTCTAGAGAGGCCAGAGTTGATACGAGTAAAGCCGGTTGCGTATGGAGAAGACAGAGAGGGAGCGAATGAATCGGACGGAAGGGCGTACTCATCAACATCTGATGCCCAATATTCAGCGGCACGAGTAGCTTTGCTGATATCTCGACGAGCAAAGCGATTACTCTTGCTTCTCCAGGAAGAACTCTCGGGTGGATCCCAAGTACTTAGAGGAGGGGCAATACGAACACTAAATGGAGTTGGAATCAGAAAAAGGGACTGTATCGATAAGGAAAGACGATGTTACATACTGCTTCATTATCATGTCCTTCGTCATCTCTTCATCGGGCGCAGGCCGACTTAGCATGGCAGATATGTGCTTTCTCACGACCATATCCACGTTAGGTTGGTCGGTTGCCAATAAACCCTGTCGTCCAATGATCATTCATCAATTGAGGGCATATCACAGAGATACTATCCATTTACGTACCGGCTGATTCCGCATAACGTCCCCCAAAAATTCGCTAGCTTCCTTGTtgttttcttctccacccATCATTCTGAACTGACAATATGACATTATCTAATGTCCATCAGTCCATTTATCGTGTTGATCGTGACTGCTTGAATTTTAACCCACCAAGAAACTTTGCGCCCGAGTCATAGCGACGTAGAGTAGCCGTCGTTCTTCTGCTATTTCATGAGGCTCCGTGCAGCGATAAGAAGGGTAGGTTCCTTGCTCGACTACACCAGGAAATTAAAACTCAGGTTACCCTCGCCTTTGGAACAGAACGGAGAGGAAAAAGGCGTACCAGCAGGTATGAAGACCACAGGCCATTCGAGACCTTTTGCGGCATGGACAGTCGTGATCGTAACTTTCTGTCATTCCAATCATCAGGATTACTCTCTCCTTTACATAGTGTTTCTCAAGTGCAAACTCACGGGTGTAGACGCATCATCTTGTCCTGATTCAGTATCCGTCGATAACATAGAAGTTTGAAGAAAGTACGCCAAGGGCGTTAAGCTGAATCCAAGATACATAATCAACAAACTGTTTTTATCCGTTGCGATGGGTAAAGAACGCGACACCCACCTATCAGGTGCATTGGCCAGTGATTCCACCAAGTCAGGAGGGGCATAGGCCACGCTGCTCTGCTTGACTATGTCGGCGattttcttcttcggcTTTATATCTGGCTTGACGTCTTGatcttcctcatcactCGAAAGCAACTCAATCACGCCATCATGTGTCTCGTTCGTCCTCACAGATCCCTTTCTCCGCAGTATGCTTTTGGTGTTCACAGCGATCGAACCACTCCTACTCCGACCCGTCGCGGAGGACGTATCACATTCCTGATCACTGATATTATTCCCGCTTGCTCGGCGCCTGAACATGGGGTATGCCCgtttttcttctttctccttcttcaaatTTCTCTCTTGCTTGACCTCTTTTCCTTTACCCTTTTGGTACGCCTCATTCACCATGGCTTCGACAGCAGCAGAATTGGCGGGCATGAATCCCCTTTCTTCACGGGTACTTCCAGATTTGGATTCAGATAAACGAGCTTGCTCTTCGGCGACTGTGACACTGTATGATATCTAAAATCGTCATTCTCAAGGTCAGCCAACCATTACAAAGCAGGGAAAACACGACGAGGTaggaaaagaaagaaggatgagggaGGACTGACTAGTTCCTTGACGTTTTCCCATCTGGAGTCCCAATCCGGTTGCGAAGTACGGAGATACTCTTCGTAATTGACTTTCTCGATGATCATCTTGATCAGGTCGGCTACAGATGTACCCTACATTTGATTTGTGTCAGATAACAGCTTCAATTTTCATATCCAGTTCAAAGATAAAACGTAGTGTTGATGACGATAAGAGAACCAGAACAGAGACGGAAACACTCACACGTTCCGCGGCCCGTCGTAGTTTTCTGATCACGCCGACAAAGTTCGCAAGACTCTTTTTCACACCCGGCTTGATATTTGTAGGGATAGCTTCACCATCTGTGACCCGCTCGCATAGCTCCATAGGGGATATTTTCATTGATTTCGCTGTGCTCAGGATATCTGTGAGGGTCTAAAAAGACTGTCAGGCTCAGTCGTCTTCTTGGAAAGTCTCGATGAACTGGGAGAGTTACCTTGTCACCGATGGAGCGTTTAGGAACATTGACAACTCGTACAAATGCAGGCTGTGTAGAAGAATCACTATTCAGCTTTCCATCTAACAGAATCAAAGCATCATGACCAATTTTGGTCAGAATACGAGACTCACGTTGAAGCCTGGGTTATCAGCCAGCTGCAGATATGCCAACAAATCCTTGATCTCCATTCGTTCAAAGAACTTGTGCCCTCCAACAATACGGTTGGGAATACTATCCTTTTGAAGCGAAGATTCTATAACTCGAGACAAGGCGTTGTAACGTACTGTCCGTTAGACATCATCAGCAAACCTGTTTATCAGATGTCCAAATGGGTTATAGAGCTCACAGAGGATGGCAAAATCATTGTATCCCAGTAGACCACCTGAATATGCGATGAGGCGCTTGATCTCAGTGGAGATGAAGCTCGCTTCGATGACGGGGGTACCAAAGACCTTAAGTGTAACGGGAGTGCTTTTGGGGTGGGATGTAAAAAGACTTTTTTGTATGCGCTGGCGGTCTAAAAACACGGTTAAGCACTGTATAGGCTTTTTTCTCCTATGAGTAGGAGCTGACCTTGAGAAACAATGGCATGGGCAGCATCAAGGATGGACCCAGTGGACCTGTAGTTTTCTTCCAAATAGATCGCTTCTACACCGGGGAAGTCTGGCATTATGGGCAATTAGTTGAGCAACTACACGGTATCACCGAATGACCTGCCCTTGGTCATCTTGTTCAAGTTCTCAATCTCTGCAGAACGCCAGCCGTAAATTGCCTGATCTGGATCTCCAACGACGCTCACGCCCTTATGAGCTTTTGCAAAGCGTTTCAAGAGCTCGTATTGTGTTGTGTTGGTATCCTTCGCAATGTTATCGAGTGTTCTAAAATACTGAGAAACATAGGCTAAAGCATCTACTTACCTGAAACTCGTCAACCAGAATATGCCGAATATCCTCTACCACTCTAGGTGCTTCCTTGAATAGTCGCAGGGCATACAGCAGCAAGTCATCAAAGTCCAACGAATTAGCCTCTGCCAGGGCGAGTTGATACTCTTCGTAGAGGTCTGCGATGACAGCAAGCGTATTTGTGGACGCACTCTTACTTTGTGTGGCACGTATCGCCATGGCTTCCGGTGGTTCTCCTTTTGCTTTGGCTTTGGATATTTCTGATAAAACCACTCCTTCTTTGAGAGACATTGATGCTTCATCTAAAGCAGCTTTTCGGTTTTTTAATATACCACTCATAATCTTCTTGCTAAATATGATTCAGCATGGTACCTATAATGATAACTTATATACATACCAGTCGTCGGCATCAGCAATAACGAAGTTGTTGGACAAATCAATCAATCTGCCATACCTTCTCAGATACTTGACACACGTCGCATGGAATGTACCTGTTAACGAATGTGAATACAAAGCCTTACCAGCAAATCCAACTTGCCTAATACCAATTGATCGGCTTGCTTGTCACCCAGTAACTTCTGCAGCCTCTTTCGCATCTCATTAGCCGACTTGTTGGTGAAAGTAACGGCGACGATCTCATTAGGAGAGTATTTATAATGTTGTACCAGATACGCCACACGACAGGTAAGAACCCTAGTTTTTCCAGATCCTGGTCCGGCAAGGATTTGCAGGGGGGTTGAAGGGTTTGCGATGACAGCTGTTTTGATTAAGCAAGTTTAGCTAACGAGGCTGTTTGTGGTGACGTGACAGGCCAAGACAAACCTTTTAATTGAGCTTGATTAAGGGAGGCAAGATATGGGTACAACGTAATACCAGAACTTGAACTTTCCATATTCCCCTTTCCTGTTGAGGTATATGACCACAGCGAGACTGAAGAAACAGGAGTGGGAAAGCAACAATCGAAAAAGGCCCGCCAACTTGCGATGTTTATTTAATGCCATCGCTCTTCTCGCTTACCACCACCCACCGACGCGTTCAAACATTACCAGTACATTAACTGTTCGTTACGTAATTGCGTAAAGAAATCAACAAACATCAAACATCATACAATCAGTTTGGATGAGTCTGAGGGGGCTTCCTCTGCGTCACCGACGAAGCAGGCACCGGTACTCCAAAACAATCATACAACAGGTATTACAAGTGGATAATAACGTTTTCCTTTCTGCCATCCCTAGGACCCTGATTATTAACGCAGTAACCCCCACAGGTATCTCCCCACAAGGCGCACCCGAAAATGCCGGGCGCTTTATACCTTCGCCCATCCCCTCGCGCCTTCTTTCTCGTTACCGACTCTCATGCCCTCGTGTTCCGACAACCATCCTCTTCCGAGTCCAAAGCGTCCAGAGGCGTGGTAGTAGCAGAGTTTCTACCTTTGGAAGAAGTAGATTTTAATGATCTCGTCAAAGTTAGAGGAAGGGCGGATGGAGTATTGGGAGTCGTCAGCGTACCTAGCGGTGAGTCTTCCGATCTGAACCAAATAATCCATGCTGACAAACAACTCATAGAACGATCTCCAATCCCAGAAATCTTCTTACTCCTTCTGAATCATTCAGCTTCTCTTCCGCCTCTCATTCcatctttttctcttcAGCCTTCTCGGATTATCTCTGTCGAATTCcactctctttcctcttccttctggGATCAACCCGGACTCATCAACGCTGCCAGGTCTCTTGACTACGGCTATGACGATGAATATGACGAAGTCAGCGCGACATATGCCGCTGCAGGAGGTAATGCCGCCCAACTATCGGCAGCACAACAAGCGGGCGTTCAACATCCTTGTAGTGGAATGAAAAAGTACCTCGAATCAGgatccttcttctttgctCAAGACTGCAAATGGGATATATCATCTCGCCTATCAAGCTCTTCTAACTGGATCAAAGAGCAGCAATTCAACTCTGGTGGTGGTCATCCTTTGGAAGACTTTGATGAGAGGTTCGTCTGGAACAAGAGTTTGTTGGAACCGTTTCTCGACTTTAGAAAAGGTCTCGACGAAGAAATGCGCCAGAATTTAGACGAACAAGCCATGCTCATACCTATCATCCAGGGATTCTGTGGATCCCTTCCAATTCATACTGGGAGATCGTCCCTTTCTGCCCTGGGGATGATCAGTAGGCTCAGCTGGAAGAGAGCTGGGGCACGATTCCGTACGAGAGGAATTGATGACGACGGCCAGGTAGCCAACTTTGTGGAGACCGAAGTCCTCCTGGCCTTGGAGGGCATGTGTATGAGCTATGTGCAGGTGAGAGGGAGTGTACCTCTTTTCTGGCAACAACCTAGTGCAGGGTTGGGGACACTGCAACAAAGAGTCGAGATAACCAGGGTAGGCAGTTATCTTTCACAacatgatgatgatgatgctAAAGTCAACTACTGCAGCCACCACAAGCCACT
This DNA window, taken from Cryptococcus gattii WM276 chromosome C, complete sequence, encodes the following:
- a CDS encoding ATP-dependent DNA helicase, putative (Similar to TIGR gene model, INSD accession AAW42599.1), producing MESSSSGITLYPYLASLNQAQLKAVIANPSTPLQILAGPGSGKTRVLTCRVAYLVQHYKYSPNEIVAVTFTNKSANEMRKRLQKLLGDKQADQLVLGTFHATCVKYLRRYGRLIDLSNNFVIADADDCKKIMSGILKNRKAALDEASMSLKEGVVLSEISKAKAKGEPPEAMAIRATQSKSASTNTLAVIADLYEEYQLALAEANSLDFDDLLLYALRLFKEAPRVVEDIRHILVDEFQDTNTTQYELLKRFAKAHKGVSVVGDPDQAIYGWRSAEIENLNKMTKDFPGVEAIYLEENYRSTGSILDAAHAIVSQDRQRIQKSLFTSHPKSTPVTLKVFGTPVIEASFISTEIKRLIAYSGGLLGYNDFAILLRYNALSRVIESSLQKDSIPNRIVGGHKFFERMEIKDLLAYLQLADNPGFNLNSDSSTQPAFVRVVNVPKRSIGDKTLTDILSTAKSMKISPMELCERVTDGEAIPTNIKPGVKKSLANFVGVIRKLRRAAERGTSVADLIKMIIEKVNYEEYLRTSQPDWDSRWENVKELVSPPSSFFLFLPRRISYSVTVAEEQARLSESKSGSTREERGFMPANSAAVEAMVNEAYQKGKGKEVKQERNLKKEKEEKRAYPMFRRRASGNNISDQECDTSSATGRSRSGSIAVNTKSILRRKGSVRTNETHDGVIELLSSDEEDQDVKPDIKPKKKIADIVKQSSVAYAPPDLVESLANAPDSLTPLAYFLQTSMLSTDTESGQDDASTPKVTITTVHAAKGLEWPVVFIPAVEQGTYPSYRCTEPHEIAEERRLLYVAMTRAQSFLFRMMGGEENNKEASEFLGDVMRNQPGLLATDQPNVDMVVRKHISAMLSRPAPDEEMTKDMIMKHVRIAPPLSTWDPPESSSWRSKSNRFARRDISKATRAAEYWASDVDEPPTTLPIAPQKKPPPPPVKSANRYIPPTMPFTFNTKEEKKEETSLDSLMSGGNKSLEMMAGLGLPADLPPNPVGPSTSAGGGLAGRGSLELARGKKRLGMGRPAPWGSKKPREN